CAAAGTACAAAATACCAACGGTGTGTATGTGGTTCCGGCGTTTACCGGGCTGGGTGCGCCGTACTGGGATCCGTATGCGCGCGGGGCGATTTTCGGTCTGACTCGTGGAGTGAACGCTAACCACATTATACGCGCGACGCTGGAGTCTATTGCTTATCAGACGCGTGACGTGCTGGAAGCGATGCAGGCCGATTCTGGTATTCGTCTGCACGCCCTGCGCGTGGATGGCGGCGCAGTGGCGAACAATTTCCTGATGCAGTTCCAGTCCGATATTCTCGGCACGCGCGTTGAACGCCCGGAAGTACGCGAAGTCACCGCATTGGGTGCGGCCTATCTTGCCGGTCTGGCGGTAGGCTTCTGGCAGAATCTTGACGAGCTGCAAGAGAAAGCGGTGATTGAGCGCGAGTTCCGTCCTGGCATCGAAACCACCGAGCGTAATTACCGTTACGCTGGCTGGAAAAAAGCGGTCAAACGCGCGATGGCGTGGGAAGAACACGACGAGTAATATCAGGCATCTGAACCAATTGCCTGATACTGATCGCCTGATGCGACGCTTACGCGTCTTATCAGGCCTACGAGCCGATGCCATTTTGTGTAGGCCGGATAAGGCGTTCACGCCGCATCTGGCATGTCGTAGACTCTGAAATCGTGCGGGGGCAACCCCCGCACACATCAATAATCCTGCCCTTCCCCTGTGCTACACTTCGCGCCATTCCTTACTGCTTAGAGTTTGCTATGAGACGAGAACTTGCCATCGAATTTTCCCGCGTCACCGAATCTGCGGCGCTGGCTGGCTACAAATGGTTAGGACGCGGCGATAAAAACACCGCGGACGGCGCGGCGGTTAACGCCATGCGTATTATGCTCAACCAGGTCAACATTGACGGCACCATCGTCATTGGTGAAGGTGAAATCGACGAAGCACCGATGCTCTACATTGGTGAAAAAGTCGGTACCGGTCGCGGTGATGCGGTAGATATTGCTGTTGATCCGATTGAAGGCACGCGCATGACGGCGATGGGCCAGGCTAACGCGCTGGCGGTGCTGGCAGTAGGCGATAAAGGCTGCTTCCTCAACGCGCCAGATATGTATATGGAGAAGCTGATCGTCGGACCGGGAGCCAAAGGCACCATTGATCTGAACCTGCCGCTGGCGGATAACCTGCGCAATGTTGCGGCGGCGCTCGGCAAACCGTTGAGCGAACTGACGGTAACGATTCTGGCAAAACCGCGCCACGATGCCGTTATCGCAGAAATGCAGCAACTCGGCGTGCGCGTATTTGCTATTCCGGATGGCGATGTGGCAGCCTCAATTCTCACCTGTATGCCAGACAGCGAAGTTGACGTGCTGTACGGTATTGGTGGCGCGCCGGAAGGCGTGGTTTCTGCGGCGGTGATCCGCGCATTAGATGGCGACATGAATGGTCGTCTGCTGGCACGTCATGACGTCAAAGGCGACAACGAAGAAAATCGCCGCATTGGCGAGCAGGAGCTGGCGCGCTGCAAAGCGATGGGCATCGAAGCGGGTAAAGTGTTGCGTCTGGGCGATATGGCGCGCAGCGACAACGTCATCTTTTCTGCCACTGGCATCACCAAAGGTGATCTGCTGGAAGGTATTAGCCGCAAAGGCAATATCGCCACCACCGAAACACTGCTGATCCGCGGTAAATCACGCACCATTCGTCGCATTCAATCCATCCACTATCTGGATCGTAAAGACCCGGAAATGCAGGTGCACATTCTCTGAGTGATTTGATCGATTGAGCCTTCCAGTCCTTCGGGACTGGAATTTTTTTGTTCGGAGAACGAAGATAAGGCAAGTCAATCAAAACAGGAGAAAAACATGGCTGATTGGGTAACAGGCAAAGTCACTAAAGTGCAGAACTGGACCGACGCCCTGTTTAGTCTCACCGTTCACGCTCCCGTGCTTCCATTTACTGCCGGGCAATTCACCAAACTAGGCCTTGAAATTGACGGCGAACGCGTCCAGCGTGCCTATTCCTACGTTAACTCTCCTGATAATCCCGATCTGGAGTTTTACCTGGTGACCGTCCCCGATGGAAAATTAAGCCCACGACTGGCGGCACTGAAACCGGGCGATGAAGTACAGGTGGTTAGCGAAGCAGCTGGCTTCTTTGTGCTGGATGAGGTCCCTGACTGCGAAACACTGTGGATGCTGGCAACCGGTACAGCGATTGGCCCTTATTTATCAATTCTGCAACTGGGCAAAGATTTAGATCGCTTCAAAAATCTGGTTCTGGTTCACGCCGCACGTTATGCCGCCGACTTAAGTTATCTGCCACTGATGCAAGAACTGGAAAAACGCTACGAAGGGAAACTGCGCATTCAGACGGTGGTCAGTCGGGAAACGGCGGCGGGTTCGCTCACCGGGCGAATACCGGCGTTAATTGAAAGTGGTGAACTGGAAAGTGCGGTGGGCTTGCCGATGGATAAAGAAACCAGCCATGTGATGCTGTGCGGCAATCCACAGATGGTTCGCGATACGCAACAGTTGCTAAAAGAAACCCGGCAGATGACGAAACATTTACGTCGTCGACCGGGCCATATGACAGCGGAGCATTACTGGTAAGCGGTTACTTATCGATAAACGGCACGATGAGCAGATCCG
The nucleotide sequence above comes from Escherichia coli. Encoded proteins:
- the glpX gene encoding class II fructose-bisphosphatase produces the protein MRRELAIEFSRVTESAALAGYKWLGRGDKNTADGAAVNAMRIMLNQVNIDGTIVIGEGEIDEAPMLYIGEKVGTGRGDAVDIAVDPIEGTRMTAMGQANALAVLAVGDKGCFLNAPDMYMEKLIVGPGAKGTIDLNLPLADNLRNVAAALGKPLSELTVTILAKPRHDAVIAEMQQLGVRVFAIPDGDVAASILTCMPDSEVDVLYGIGGAPEGVVSAAVIRALDGDMNGRLLARHDVKGDNEENRRIGEQELARCKAMGIEAGKVLRLGDMARSDNVIFSATGITKGDLLEGISRKGNIATTETLLIRGKSRTIRRIQSIHYLDRKDPEMQVHIL
- the fpr gene encoding ferredoxin--NADP(+) reductase codes for the protein MADWVTGKVTKVQNWTDALFSLTVHAPVLPFTAGQFTKLGLEIDGERVQRAYSYVNSPDNPDLEFYLVTVPDGKLSPRLAALKPGDEVQVVSEAAGFFVLDEVPDCETLWMLATGTAIGPYLSILQLGKDLDRFKNLVLVHAARYAADLSYLPLMQELEKRYEGKLRIQTVVSRETAAGSLTGRIPALIESGELESAVGLPMDKETSHVMLCGNPQMVRDTQQLLKETRQMTKHLRRRPGHMTAEHYW